A stretch of Myxococcus hansupus DNA encodes these proteins:
- a CDS encoding lysylphosphatidylglycerol synthase transmembrane domain-containing protein, whose translation MKGRARHPGGRALLKVLLAVFGLVLSVVLLSTAFFKWHLGGPGPLLTPRFPLGQFVRDLPGHLVWLVPFMLLQASLIPLRAVQWQRTLRRPVPFKERYHLVAIGAFVHNALPGKLGEIMRSFLLSRTQRIPFLRCLGSVGVCKLMEFAALMLLVTLSLLGPFGQTLSRFEGELKVAVSLCVGLVALVVLLAHWSGPLAFALHKRHKLPRVEGFLHHVSEGLGTARSFTGMAKVFVFSVGPVLASALAYGLALHGIGISGGLFAGAVVLGAISLGQSLPGVPAGMGIYYFVTSWAARSLGASPEDAAAFSTLTHLGTVISQVTVGAISVHLRKIRIRDLRKGGSLAREAANHVAHDAVEPARP comes from the coding sequence GTGAAGGGGCGGGCGAGGCATCCCGGAGGCCGGGCGTTGCTCAAGGTGCTGCTCGCCGTCTTCGGGCTCGTGCTCTCCGTCGTCCTGCTGTCCACGGCCTTCTTCAAGTGGCATCTGGGCGGGCCGGGGCCGTTGCTCACGCCGCGCTTCCCCCTGGGGCAGTTCGTGAGGGACTTGCCCGGCCACCTCGTGTGGCTGGTGCCCTTCATGCTGCTGCAGGCCTCCCTCATCCCGCTGCGCGCCGTGCAGTGGCAGCGCACCCTCCGCCGGCCGGTGCCGTTCAAGGAGCGCTACCACCTGGTGGCCATTGGCGCCTTCGTCCACAATGCGCTGCCGGGGAAGCTGGGCGAAATCATGCGCTCGTTCCTCCTGTCCCGGACGCAGCGCATCCCCTTCCTCCGCTGCCTGGGCTCGGTGGGCGTCTGCAAACTGATGGAGTTCGCGGCGCTGATGTTGCTCGTCACGCTGTCGCTGCTGGGCCCCTTCGGCCAGACGCTGTCCCGCTTCGAGGGCGAGCTGAAGGTGGCCGTGTCACTCTGCGTGGGGCTGGTCGCTCTGGTGGTGCTGCTGGCGCACTGGTCCGGGCCGCTCGCCTTCGCCCTGCACAAGCGCCACAAGCTGCCCCGGGTGGAGGGATTCCTCCACCACGTCAGCGAAGGCCTGGGCACGGCGCGCTCCTTCACCGGCATGGCGAAGGTGTTCGTCTTCTCGGTGGGGCCGGTGCTGGCCTCCGCGCTCGCCTACGGACTGGCGCTCCACGGCATCGGCATCTCCGGGGGCCTCTTCGCGGGGGCGGTGGTGCTGGGCGCCATCTCCCTGGGGCAGTCGCTCCCGGGTGTCCCGGCGGGCATGGGCATCTACTACTTCGTGACGAGCTGGGCGGCCCGCAGTCTGGGGGCCTCGCCGGAGGACGCGGCGGCCTTCTCCACGCTCACGCACCTGGGGACCGTCATCAGCCAGGTCACGGTGGGGGCCATCTCCGTTCACCTCCGGAAGATTCGCATCCGGGATTTGCGGAAGGGCGGCAGCCTCGCGCGGGAGGCGGCGAACCACGTGGCGCATGACGCCGTGGAGCCCGCGAGACCCTGA
- a CDS encoding 2Fe-2S iron-sulfur cluster-binding protein: protein MPKVTFKSPLAEVSADVPTGTTLLDAAEACGAQVGHSCGGVCGCSTCHIWVRKGLDSLSEQTDAEADRLDMGFDVRPYSRLSCQTELGSQDILVEITEESLTAFMDENPVLRRSLEAEGKWPLKK from the coding sequence GTGCCGAAGGTGACTTTCAAGAGCCCCCTGGCCGAGGTCAGCGCCGACGTGCCCACCGGCACCACCCTGCTGGACGCCGCCGAGGCCTGCGGCGCCCAGGTGGGTCATAGCTGTGGCGGCGTCTGCGGCTGTTCCACCTGTCACATCTGGGTCCGCAAGGGCCTGGACTCGCTGAGCGAGCAGACGGACGCGGAGGCGGACCGCCTGGACATGGGCTTCGACGTCCGGCCGTACTCCCGCCTGTCCTGCCAGACGGAGCTGGGCAGCCAGGACATCCTCGTCGAAATCACCGAGGAGTCCCTCACCGCGTTCATGGACGAGAACCCCGTCCTGCGCCGTTCCCTCGAAGCCGAGGGGAAATGGCCGCTGAAGAAGTGA
- the hscA gene encoding Fe-S protein assembly chaperone HscA: MSKNGYLQIHDPLKPKGQAVGIDLGTTNSLVAAVVKDQPVCVPVDEGDSLLLPSVVHYAKDGGVVVGSRARKLAPEHPTDTIASVKRFMGRSPDDAETRKLGHYKFVPGAKVVRFDVAGGTPVTPIEVSGEVLRALKRRAEAHFSTKVEQAVITVPAYFDDAQRQATKDAGRLAGLEVLRLLNEPTAAALAYGLDKGSQGTFAVYDLGGGTFDISILKLVDGVFEVKSTGGDSALGGDDFDRAIAQRVLEALGASEAPEPALVAEVLAASRKAKEALTDAASVELTAGGKSHTVTREDFDAWIQPYVQKTGTVCRRALKDAGVTAGELDGVILVGGATRVPAVRKYVAELFGREPLGDINPDQVVAMGAAVLANLLTTADRQDDVLLLDVIPLSLGLETMGGIVEKLIQRNSTIPTTAGQVFTTFKDGQTGLDVHVLQGERELVEDNRSLARFTLSGIPPLAAGMARVEVRFQVDADGILSVSAQEQSTGVSQSITVKPSHGLTDEEIEQMLLDSIDYAEDDIQARQVREQRVDAERVLAEADRQLGEHGSLLQDGERATIDAAIAQVRERMKGEDHLKLKEAVHALDEASRPFIERVMNQAITQVVAGHSVEDY; the protein is encoded by the coding sequence GTGAGCAAGAACGGATACCTTCAGATTCACGACCCGCTGAAGCCCAAGGGGCAGGCGGTGGGCATCGACCTGGGCACGACGAACTCGCTGGTGGCGGCGGTGGTCAAGGACCAGCCCGTCTGCGTCCCGGTGGACGAAGGCGACTCGCTGCTGCTGCCCTCCGTGGTCCACTACGCCAAGGACGGCGGCGTGGTGGTGGGCAGCCGGGCCCGGAAGCTCGCGCCCGAGCACCCCACCGACACCATCGCCTCCGTGAAGCGCTTCATGGGCCGCAGCCCGGACGACGCGGAGACGCGCAAGCTGGGGCACTACAAGTTCGTGCCCGGCGCCAAGGTGGTGCGCTTCGATGTGGCCGGCGGCACGCCGGTGACGCCCATCGAGGTCTCCGGCGAGGTGCTGCGCGCCCTCAAGCGACGGGCCGAGGCCCACTTCTCCACCAAGGTGGAGCAAGCCGTCATCACCGTGCCGGCCTACTTCGACGACGCCCAGCGTCAGGCCACCAAGGACGCGGGCCGGCTCGCCGGGTTGGAGGTGCTACGGCTGCTCAACGAGCCCACCGCCGCCGCGCTGGCCTACGGCCTGGACAAGGGCAGCCAGGGCACCTTCGCCGTCTACGATTTGGGCGGCGGCACCTTCGACATCTCCATCCTCAAGCTGGTGGACGGCGTGTTCGAGGTGAAGTCCACCGGCGGCGACTCCGCGCTGGGCGGCGACGACTTCGACCGCGCGATTGCCCAGCGGGTGCTGGAGGCGCTGGGCGCTTCCGAGGCGCCCGAGCCCGCGCTGGTGGCCGAGGTGCTGGCCGCCTCGCGCAAGGCGAAGGAGGCGCTCACCGACGCGGCGTCCGTGGAGCTGACGGCGGGCGGCAAGTCGCACACGGTGACGCGCGAGGACTTCGACGCGTGGATTCAGCCCTACGTCCAGAAGACGGGCACGGTGTGCCGCCGGGCGCTGAAGGACGCGGGCGTGACGGCCGGGGAGCTGGACGGCGTCATCCTGGTGGGCGGCGCCACGCGCGTGCCCGCGGTGCGCAAGTACGTGGCGGAGCTGTTCGGCCGCGAGCCCCTGGGCGACATCAACCCGGACCAGGTGGTGGCCATGGGCGCGGCCGTGCTGGCCAACCTGCTCACCACGGCGGACCGGCAGGACGACGTGCTCCTGCTGGACGTGATTCCCCTCTCCCTGGGCCTGGAGACGATGGGCGGCATCGTGGAGAAGCTGATTCAGCGCAACTCCACCATCCCCACCACCGCGGGCCAGGTGTTCACCACGTTCAAGGACGGGCAGACGGGCCTGGACGTGCACGTGCTCCAGGGCGAGCGCGAGCTGGTGGAGGACAACCGCAGCCTGGCGCGCTTCACCCTCTCCGGCATTCCGCCCCTGGCCGCCGGCATGGCCCGGGTGGAGGTCCGCTTCCAGGTGGACGCGGACGGCATCCTCTCCGTCAGCGCCCAGGAGCAGAGCACCGGCGTCAGCCAGTCCATCACCGTGAAGCCCAGCCACGGGCTCACGGATGAGGAGATCGAGCAGATGCTGCTCGACTCCATCGACTACGCCGAGGACGACATCCAGGCCCGGCAGGTCCGCGAGCAGCGGGTGGACGCCGAGCGCGTCCTGGCCGAGGCGGACCGGCAGCTCGGGGAGCACGGCTCCCTGCTCCAGGACGGGGAGCGCGCCACCATCGACGCGGCCATCGCCCAGGTGCGCGAGCGGATGAAGGGCGAGGACCACCTGAAGCTGAAGGAGGCCGTGCACGCGCTGGACGAGGCGTCGCGCCCCTTCATCGAGCGGGTGATGAACCAGGCCATCACCCAGGTGGTGGCCGGCCACTCCGTGGAGGACTACTGA
- the hscB gene encoding Fe-S protein assembly co-chaperone HscB, producing MRTHFDVFGLKRAYDVDVPALEKQYRELSLQLHPDRVAQASARERLQALEGTTALNEAFKTLKDPVRRAFYLLKLHGIDLDREDAGAQKDMPLAFLEEVMDLREALDSAMAKKDLGRARSMADDVEARKKAALTEAAGVLRTLEASEPGSGGQDEVRKASHALGRVRYFTRFLEQVDAFEEEIQA from the coding sequence GTGAGGACCCACTTCGACGTCTTCGGCTTGAAGCGCGCCTATGACGTGGACGTGCCGGCGCTGGAGAAGCAGTACCGCGAGCTGTCGTTGCAGCTCCATCCGGACCGCGTGGCACAGGCCAGCGCGCGCGAGCGCCTGCAGGCCCTGGAAGGCACCACCGCCCTCAACGAGGCCTTCAAGACGCTGAAGGACCCGGTGCGCCGGGCCTTCTACCTGCTCAAGCTCCACGGCATCGACCTGGACCGCGAGGACGCGGGCGCCCAGAAGGACATGCCGCTGGCGTTTCTCGAGGAGGTCATGGACCTGCGCGAGGCGCTGGATTCCGCCATGGCGAAGAAGGACCTGGGCCGCGCCCGGAGCATGGCGGATGACGTGGAGGCCCGGAAGAAGGCGGCGCTCACGGAGGCAGCCGGGGTGCTCCGCACCCTGGAGGCCAGCGAGCCGGGGTCTGGCGGGCAGGATGAGGTGAGAAAGGCATCGCACGCGCTAGGGCGGGTGCGCTACTTCACGCGCTTCCTCGAGCAGGTGGACGCGTTCGAGGAGGAGATTCAGGCGTGA
- a CDS encoding HesB/IscA family protein, producing the protein MSEQATQETTQRQAPATAPVAKPPKGITIADSAVARLKELLEQRQTPEAGLRLAVKGGGCSGLQYSMEWSEKSRERDKIFEKDGVRVFVDPKSYLYLIGTELVFEQTLMASGFKLNNPNIKAACGCGESFSV; encoded by the coding sequence ATGAGCGAGCAGGCGACCCAGGAGACGACGCAGCGCCAGGCGCCTGCCACCGCGCCCGTGGCCAAGCCCCCCAAGGGCATCACCATCGCGGACAGCGCGGTGGCCCGCCTGAAGGAGCTGCTGGAGCAGCGGCAGACGCCCGAGGCGGGCTTGCGGCTGGCCGTGAAGGGCGGCGGCTGCTCGGGCCTCCAGTACTCGATGGAGTGGTCGGAGAAGTCCCGCGAGCGCGACAAGATTTTCGAGAAGGACGGCGTGCGCGTCTTCGTGGACCCGAAGAGCTACCTGTACCTGATTGGCACCGAGCTGGTGTTCGAGCAGACGCTCATGGCCTCGGGCTTCAAGCTGAACAACCCCAACATCAAGGCGGCCTGCGGCTGCGGAGAGAGCTTCTCCGTCTGA
- the iscU gene encoding Fe-S cluster assembly scaffold IscU produces MAYSDKVIEHYENPRNVGTLDKEDPNVGTGLVGAPACGDVMRLQLKISEDGLIEDARFKTFGCGSAIASSSLVTEWVKGKTVDQAMTISNKDVARELSLPPVKIHCSVLAEDAIKAAIEDFKKKRAARQAKAS; encoded by the coding sequence ATGGCTTACAGCGACAAGGTCATCGAGCACTACGAGAACCCCCGGAACGTCGGGACGCTCGACAAGGAAGACCCGAACGTGGGCACCGGCCTGGTGGGCGCGCCCGCCTGCGGTGACGTGATGCGGCTCCAGCTCAAGATTTCCGAGGACGGGCTCATCGAGGACGCCCGCTTCAAGACGTTCGGCTGCGGGTCGGCCATCGCCTCGTCGTCGCTCGTCACCGAGTGGGTGAAGGGCAAGACGGTGGACCAGGCGATGACCATCTCCAACAAGGACGTGGCCCGCGAGCTGTCGCTGCCGCCGGTGAAGATTCACTGCTCCGTGCTGGCCGAGGACGCCATCAAGGCGGCCATCGAGGACTTCAAGAAGAAGCGCGCCGCGCGTCAGGCCAAGGCGTCCTGA
- a CDS encoding IscS subfamily cysteine desulfurase: MKLPIYMDNHATTPLDPRVLEAMLPYLREDFGNASSRNHVFGWKAEAAVKKARQQVAELIGAAEQEIVFTSGATESDNLAIKGVIEYYKSKGDHIITLKTEHKAILDTCKRLERVRQERLDELKLLRLGQLAGQDVTEDNQAELLSKYDVDSDETYRKWAELPTGGARVTYLDVEPDGRVSLDKLAEAITPKTVLVSIMFVNNEIGVVQPVAEIGELCRSKGVLFHCDAVQGIGKVPFDVEAMKVDLASITSHKMYGPKGIGALYVRRKPRVRIAPIIDGGGHERGMRSGTLNVSAIVGFGLAAEIARKELPEESARILRLREKLRKGLTDALDMTTLNGSLEHRLPGNLNISFAHAEGESLMMGIKDVAVSSGSACTSASLEPSYVLRALGVDEEMAHSSIRFGLGRFTTEEEVDYVVNLVVDKVRKLRDMSPLYEMAKEGIDLKSIEWTAH, encoded by the coding sequence GTGAAGCTGCCGATCTACATGGACAACCACGCCACCACCCCGCTGGACCCGCGGGTGCTGGAGGCGATGCTGCCCTACCTGCGAGAGGACTTCGGAAACGCCTCCAGCCGCAATCACGTCTTCGGCTGGAAGGCCGAGGCGGCGGTGAAGAAGGCCCGTCAGCAGGTGGCGGAGCTCATCGGCGCGGCCGAGCAGGAGATCGTCTTCACGTCCGGCGCCACCGAGTCCGACAACCTCGCCATCAAGGGGGTCATCGAGTACTACAAGTCCAAGGGTGACCACATCATCACCCTGAAGACGGAGCACAAGGCCATCCTGGACACCTGCAAGCGCCTGGAGCGCGTGCGGCAGGAGCGCCTGGACGAGCTGAAGCTGCTGCGGCTGGGGCAGCTCGCCGGCCAGGACGTCACCGAGGACAACCAGGCGGAGCTGCTGTCCAAGTACGACGTGGACTCTGACGAGACGTACCGCAAGTGGGCCGAGCTGCCCACCGGCGGCGCGCGCGTCACCTATCTGGATGTGGAGCCCGACGGCCGGGTGAGCCTGGACAAGCTGGCCGAGGCCATCACCCCGAAGACGGTGCTGGTCTCCATCATGTTCGTCAACAACGAGATTGGCGTGGTGCAGCCGGTCGCGGAGATTGGCGAGCTGTGCCGCTCCAAGGGCGTGCTCTTCCACTGCGACGCGGTGCAGGGCATCGGCAAGGTGCCCTTCGACGTGGAGGCGATGAAGGTGGACCTGGCGTCCATCACCTCCCACAAGATGTACGGCCCCAAGGGCATTGGCGCGCTGTACGTGCGCCGCAAGCCGCGCGTGCGCATCGCGCCCATCATCGACGGCGGCGGGCATGAGCGCGGCATGCGCTCCGGCACGCTGAACGTGTCGGCCATCGTCGGCTTTGGCCTGGCGGCCGAAATCGCGCGCAAGGAGCTGCCCGAGGAGTCGGCGCGCATCCTTCGCCTGCGCGAGAAGCTGCGCAAGGGCCTGACGGACGCGCTGGACATGACGACGCTCAACGGCTCGCTGGAGCACCGGCTGCCGGGCAACCTCAACATCTCTTTCGCCCACGCGGAGGGTGAGTCCCTGATGATGGGCATCAAGGACGTGGCGGTGTCCTCCGGGTCCGCGTGCACGTCCGCCTCCCTGGAGCCCTCCTACGTGCTGCGCGCGCTGGGCGTGGACGAGGAGATGGCGCACAGCTCCATCCGCTTCGGCCTGGGCCGGTTCACCACCGAGGAAGAGGTCGACTACGTGGTGAACCTCGTAGTGGACAAGGTCCGCAAGCTGCGCGACATGAGCCCGCTCTACGAGATGGCCAAGGAAGGCATCGACCTCAAGAGCATTGAGTGGACGGCGCATTAG
- a CDS encoding SPFH domain-containing protein, which yields MSAKQTARSKEAPETPEGGARTHLVRMEGGGGSLEQPRYAEGWRAGKPTEDPEKIKRWGLITARPSEFLVHMRRGRVREISGQGASCFKLPGDSVAIVPTSIQRLQFSADQVTQEKVGVQVTGLAVYRIADPLVAFRMLNFSFPERAQEKLAELLREMFVGAARRLVANLTVEECLSKRKEGIAGELMREIAPVLSGRGRPEDSTDAGWGVLLDTIEIQDVRVLSSTVFGNMQARFRHEQERQAREAELAKERFVHREETEAERQLSLQRLAAEEEVRQKKQTSEEQARLEALAVEARVAEAKLAQERTLKQEQASVEREVALAKMAAEQEVRQKKQVADEQAKLDALSAESRLSDAKIVSERALAVSRAQVEMEKLQREQDAEVARQRVALEKLKREQESEAGRAKLELEKLKLAQESEAAQAKIELVRLQRAQEAENAKAQQELARQQREQELELSRQRHEQEVELAKLRREQEAAAAKAELELERLRLEHEHATAWNDVQMASHQQEAARLHAELQVVQARKAIVETEVAIAELSVRKDQAQQELELGKARALRDIENSVSAEVIQMTLARQLPQVAAAFQQKMGEVHVTAVDGANPFGYIAAAVEGVMGLARSAGLKTPASPPAAPAQ from the coding sequence ATGAGCGCGAAGCAGACGGCCCGGTCCAAGGAAGCGCCGGAGACCCCCGAGGGGGGCGCGAGGACGCACCTGGTCCGGATGGAGGGAGGCGGCGGTTCTCTGGAGCAGCCGCGCTACGCGGAGGGTTGGCGCGCCGGGAAACCCACGGAGGACCCGGAGAAGATCAAGCGCTGGGGCCTCATCACCGCCCGGCCCAGCGAGTTCCTGGTCCACATGCGGCGCGGCCGGGTGCGGGAGATCAGCGGCCAGGGCGCGAGCTGCTTCAAGCTGCCCGGGGACTCGGTGGCCATCGTCCCCACCAGCATCCAGCGGCTCCAGTTCTCCGCGGATCAGGTGACGCAGGAGAAGGTGGGCGTGCAGGTGACGGGGCTGGCTGTGTACCGCATCGCGGATCCGCTGGTGGCCTTCCGCATGCTCAACTTCTCCTTTCCGGAGCGCGCGCAGGAGAAGCTGGCGGAGCTGCTGCGGGAGATGTTCGTCGGCGCCGCGCGGCGGCTGGTGGCGAACCTGACCGTGGAGGAGTGCCTCTCCAAGCGCAAGGAGGGCATCGCCGGGGAGCTGATGCGGGAAATCGCGCCGGTGCTGTCCGGCCGGGGCCGCCCGGAGGATTCGACGGACGCGGGGTGGGGCGTCCTCCTGGACACGATTGAAATCCAGGACGTGCGCGTCCTGTCCTCCACCGTCTTCGGCAACATGCAGGCGCGCTTCCGCCACGAGCAGGAGCGGCAGGCTCGCGAGGCGGAGCTGGCCAAGGAGCGCTTCGTCCACCGCGAGGAGACGGAGGCGGAACGGCAGCTCAGCCTCCAGCGGCTGGCGGCCGAGGAGGAGGTGCGTCAGAAGAAGCAGACGTCGGAGGAGCAGGCCCGGCTGGAGGCGCTGGCGGTGGAGGCGCGCGTGGCCGAGGCGAAGCTCGCCCAGGAGCGCACGCTGAAGCAGGAGCAGGCCAGCGTGGAGCGCGAGGTCGCGCTGGCGAAGATGGCCGCCGAGCAGGAGGTGCGCCAGAAGAAGCAGGTGGCCGACGAGCAGGCGAAGCTGGACGCGCTGTCCGCCGAGTCCCGCCTGTCCGACGCGAAAATCGTCTCCGAGCGGGCGCTGGCCGTCAGCCGCGCGCAGGTGGAGATGGAGAAGCTCCAGCGTGAACAGGACGCTGAAGTCGCCCGCCAGCGCGTGGCCCTGGAGAAGCTCAAGCGCGAGCAGGAGTCGGAGGCGGGCCGCGCGAAGCTGGAGCTGGAGAAGCTGAAGCTGGCGCAGGAGTCCGAGGCCGCGCAGGCGAAAATCGAGCTGGTGCGGCTCCAGCGCGCGCAGGAGGCGGAGAACGCCAAGGCGCAGCAGGAGCTGGCGCGGCAGCAGCGTGAGCAGGAACTGGAGCTGTCCCGGCAGCGGCACGAGCAGGAAGTGGAGCTGGCGAAGCTGCGCCGCGAGCAGGAGGCGGCCGCCGCCAAGGCCGAACTGGAGCTGGAGCGCCTGCGCCTCGAACACGAGCATGCGACCGCGTGGAACGACGTGCAGATGGCCTCGCACCAGCAGGAGGCCGCGCGGCTCCACGCGGAGCTCCAGGTGGTGCAGGCCCGGAAGGCCATCGTCGAGACGGAGGTGGCCATCGCCGAGCTGAGCGTGCGCAAGGACCAGGCGCAGCAGGAGCTGGAGCTGGGCAAGGCCCGGGCGCTGCGCGACATCGAGAACAGCGTCAGCGCGGAGGTCATCCAGATGACCCTGGCGCGGCAGTTGCCGCAGGTGGCCGCCGCGTTCCAGCAGAAGATGGGCGAGGTGCATGTCACCGCGGTGGATGGGGCCAACCCCTTTGGCTACATCGCCGCCGCGGTGGAGGGCGTCATGGGGCTGGCGCGCTCCGCCGGACTCAAGACGCCTGCCTCCCCGCCTGCTGCTCCAGCACAGTAG
- a CDS encoding protein-disulfide reductase DsbD family protein, with amino-acid sequence MDAKKLGVMAVLAGVAVAVVPWLLPAGPTANLDAARFLESGSLAVGAAVVFAGGLLTAMTPCVYPLIPITVSVFGARKAEGRGRALLLTSSYIVGMGVVFSALGVLAAKTGQAFGSMLGHPAVVTGLAVFLLLLATSMFGAFELALPSSLQTKLNDVGGAGVAGAFLMGSVSGFLAAPCTGPVLTGLLAFVAKTANTTLGASLLFVYALGIGVPFFLIGVFTVRLPRGGVWMEWVKSVLGIMLVALAFSYLKDAFPWARDVVKGLGLQVGRVPGAIIAAVLVTVGVALGAVHRSFKEGSREFFFKALGVVLVVGALVLRGGALDGGQVGTLWVNLGLAKPPRAPSWQWHHVMPAKQATFSPEAFDQVLAQAKEDGRPVLIDFFADWCAACKELDRDTYPAPVVISESDAGRFLNIKIDATNSEDSLDALLERFGVEGLPTVAFISPEGKVLTKPRVTGFLAPSPFATEMKKARCEDVNAC; translated from the coding sequence ATGGATGCGAAGAAGCTGGGAGTGATGGCGGTGCTGGCCGGAGTGGCGGTGGCCGTGGTGCCGTGGCTGCTGCCCGCGGGCCCCACCGCCAACCTGGATGCCGCGCGGTTCCTGGAATCCGGAAGTCTCGCGGTGGGCGCGGCGGTGGTGTTCGCCGGCGGATTGCTCACCGCGATGACTCCCTGTGTCTATCCGCTCATCCCCATCACCGTGTCCGTCTTCGGCGCGCGCAAGGCGGAGGGCCGGGGGCGCGCGCTGCTCCTCACGTCGTCCTACATCGTGGGCATGGGCGTGGTGTTCAGCGCGCTGGGCGTGCTGGCCGCGAAGACGGGACAGGCGTTCGGTTCGATGCTGGGGCACCCGGCGGTGGTGACGGGGCTGGCGGTGTTCCTGCTGTTGCTGGCCACGTCCATGTTCGGCGCCTTCGAGCTGGCGCTGCCGTCGTCCTTGCAGACGAAGCTGAATGACGTGGGCGGCGCGGGTGTGGCGGGCGCGTTCTTGATGGGTAGTGTGTCGGGCTTCCTCGCCGCGCCGTGCACCGGGCCGGTGCTGACGGGCCTGCTGGCCTTCGTGGCCAAGACGGCGAACACCACGCTGGGCGCGTCACTGCTGTTCGTCTACGCGTTGGGCATCGGCGTGCCGTTCTTCCTCATCGGCGTCTTCACCGTGCGGCTGCCGCGCGGCGGCGTGTGGATGGAGTGGGTGAAGAGCGTGCTGGGCATCATGCTGGTGGCGCTGGCCTTCAGCTATCTGAAGGATGCCTTCCCCTGGGCGCGTGACGTGGTGAAGGGGCTGGGGCTTCAGGTGGGCCGGGTGCCGGGCGCCATCATCGCCGCGGTGCTGGTGACAGTGGGTGTGGCGCTGGGCGCGGTGCACCGCTCCTTCAAGGAGGGCTCGCGTGAGTTCTTTTTCAAGGCGCTGGGCGTGGTGCTCGTCGTCGGGGCGCTCGTGCTGCGCGGCGGCGCGCTGGACGGCGGGCAGGTGGGCACGTTGTGGGTGAACCTGGGGCTCGCCAAGCCGCCGCGCGCGCCGAGCTGGCAGTGGCATCACGTCATGCCGGCGAAGCAGGCCACATTCTCTCCCGAGGCCTTCGACCAGGTGCTCGCCCAGGCGAAGGAGGATGGGCGGCCGGTGCTCATCGACTTCTTCGCGGACTGGTGCGCGGCCTGCAAGGAACTGGACCGCGACACGTATCCGGCGCCGGTGGTCATCTCCGAGTCCGACGCGGGGCGCTTCCTCAACATCAAGATTGATGCGACGAACAGCGAGGACTCGTTGGACGCGCTGCTGGAGCGCTTCGGCGTCGAGGGCCTGCCCACCGTCGCGTTCATCTCGCCGGAGGGCAAGGTGCTCACGAAGCCTCGGGTCACCGGCTTCCTGGCTCCGAGTCCCTTCGCGACGGAGATGAAGAAGGCTCGCTGCGAGGACGTCAACGCCTGCTGA
- a CDS encoding thiol-disulfide oxidoreductase DCC family protein yields the protein MAGASPSGTEAASAQSSDTVVLFDGVCNLCNGTVLFIIDRDPQARIRFTALQSQRAAALLAPHGVVPKEEPDSFVLLQDGKLYERSTAALRVARMLKGPWRFLYAFIVVPRPLRDLVYRIIARNRYRWFGREAQCRIPTPALRARFLPESST from the coding sequence ATGGCCGGTGCATCTCCCTCAGGAACCGAAGCAGCCAGCGCGCAGTCCTCGGACACGGTGGTGCTCTTCGACGGCGTGTGCAACTTGTGCAACGGCACGGTCCTCTTCATCATCGACCGGGACCCGCAGGCGCGCATCCGCTTCACCGCCCTGCAATCCCAGCGAGCCGCCGCGCTGCTGGCGCCCCACGGCGTCGTGCCCAAGGAGGAGCCTGACAGCTTCGTCCTCCTGCAGGACGGCAAGCTGTACGAGCGGTCCACGGCCGCGCTCCGCGTCGCCCGGATGCTGAAGGGGCCGTGGCGTTTTCTCTACGCCTTCATCGTGGTGCCCCGGCCGCTGCGCGACCTCGTCTACCGAATCATCGCGCGCAACCGCTACCGCTGGTTCGGCCGTGAAGCGCAGTGCCGCATCCCCACGCCCGCGCTGCGGGCCCGCTTCCTCCCCGAATCGTCCACCTGA